Proteins from a genomic interval of Papaver somniferum cultivar HN1 chromosome 4, ASM357369v1, whole genome shotgun sequence:
- the LOC113273541 gene encoding stress response protein nst1-like, protein MRIRKLMAQKKVCQTLPSSTPTTIPVIPASSTVQCVPTICEEEEERVNNLQTKKEEVVGVCELNMSVWDVIPAKDLLYYFSDEDFKDLNYEEEDYDDDYDDDDKIVDESVNAEEDQISFRRNGIEPEDDDEKTKEEELVEKQYATAYKRKLWLKSLTKKNNEKRKRDCHDDIDSNVKEEKKKKENGVVYCCKTDGQGWHCRSKAQKGKPLCKHHLIQMQRNLDHQRDNNQEKKIQKLEKKTARRGRPPKESNTTNTTTTIRGRKNKGKLSGKKSSEFVYYSGFGPLWGKNKRGRPPNEVKKQQEDAEEEDAKEEECEKLEEKQEVIDEAPLIDDPTSPKMNIVKEDNNNGCMFIDDEFESDDDDSDEDCNGVNVRKRYRKPIKARSLASLF, encoded by the exons ATGAGGATCCGTAAACTCATGGCTCAGAAAAAAGTCTGCCAAACTCTTCCTTCTTCAACTCCGACAACAATACCAGTAATCCCTGCTTCTAGTACTGTTCAGTGTGTTCCAACTATttgtgaggaggaggaggagcgtGTGAataatttacagacaaaaaaggAAGAAGTTGTTGGTGTTTGCGAGCTGAATATGTCAGTATGGGATGTGATTCCAGCTAAAGaccttctctattacttctcagatgaagattttaag GATTTAaactatgaagaagaagattatgaTGACGATTATGATGATGACGATAAAATTGTAGACGAATCAGTTAATGCAGAAGAAGATCAAATAAG TTTCCGTAGAAATGGTATTGAGcccgaagatgatgatgaaaaaactaaagaagaagaattggtaGAGAAACAATATGCGACGGCGTATAAAAGGAAATTGTGGTTAAAGTCATTGACGAAGAAGAATAATGAGAAGAGGAAAAGAGATTGCCACGACGATATTGATAGTAATGtaaaggaggagaagaagaagaaggagaatggAGTAGTGTATTGTTGCAAAACTGATGGGCAAGGATGGCATTGTCGATCAAAAGCACAAAAAGGGAAGCCATTGTGTaaacatcatttgattcaaatgcaaCGTAATTTAGATCATCAGAGAGATAATAATCAGGAAAAGAAGATTCAAAAATTGGAGAAGAAGACAGCAAGAAGAGGTAGACCACCAAAGGAATCCAATACTACTAATACTACTACTACGATTCGGGGAAGAAAGAACAAGGGGAAACTATCGGGGAAAAAATCATCTGAATTTGTTTATTATTCCGGGTTTGGTCCGTTGTGGGGTAAGAATAAAAGAGGAAGACCACCAAATGAAgttaaaaaacaacaagaagatgcAGAAGAGGAAGACGCAAAAGAGGAGGAATgtgaaaaattagaagaaaagcaagaagttattgatgaagcccCCCTAATTGATGATCCAACAAGTCCCAAAATGAATATTGTAAAAGAGGATAACAATAATGGTTGTATGTTCATCGATGACGAGTTTGAATCAGATGATGATGACTCCGATGAAGATTGTAATGGTGTTAATGTCAGGAAAAGATATCGAAAACCCATCAAAGCTAGATCACTTGCATCACTCTTTTGa